In Gammaproteobacteria bacterium, the genomic window TTGTTCAATAATTTGAACCACGCTGTTTTCAATAGTCTCTGCTGAAGCTCCCGGATAAAAGGCATCAATCGCTATAGACGGTGGCGCAATCGGAGGATATTGAGAAATTGGTAAATGGTATATCGCTAACCCACCGGCAAGCATCATGATAATTGCAATCACCCAGGCGAAAACTGGCCGGTCCAGAAAAAAATTCGATAACATGCTATATTCCCCATCGGAGCGAAACAACCAATTTTTCCGATTCTTCAAAATTTTCTGATTAAAAAACTTAGGAATTGGTGATGATTAAAGATAAAGACTTGTCGCAAGATTGGCAGTATAATTCATCATTGTCCGCCGGGCGCATTTCATTGCTTCCCGAGCGTGTTTCTTCTCCGTGCGTTCCCATTCCACTTTGTGGATATACTTAAACGCCATGACCGCTCCCTATATTTTGGTAGTAGACGACGAACCCGATATTCGTGCTCTCGTTAAAGAAATTCTTGAAGACGAAGGATATGAGGTTTGCATCGCGGAAAATGGTGGTCAAGCGCGGGAACGGCGACGCGAGCGGCGACCAGATTTAGTGTTGCTCGATATTTGGATGCCGGATGTGGATGGAATCACCCTCCTGAAGGAATGGTCAAGTGAGGAGGGAGCAAGGATTCCCGTCATCATGATGTCCGGGCATGGTACGGTAGAGACCGCAGTCGAGGCGACCAGAAGCGGGGCTTACGATTTCCTGGAAAAACCTCTTTCTATGGCCAAGCTCCTCCTCACCGTGGAACGCGCACTGGAAAATGCCCGTCTTCAGCGCGAAAACCTGGGATTACGTCGTCGCGCTGCCACTATGGCCGATCCAATCGGGCGTAGTCCAGTAATGCTGCAACTACGGGAACAGGTCAAGCGGATCGCTGGTCACGATACTTCAGTGCTCATCAACGGCGAACCTGGCACTGGTAAGGAGGTCATTGCCCGCTATTTACACGCCAATAGCATGCGTCGGGCCAATTCTTTCGTCGATGTCGCGGTGGCTTCCATTGTGCGCGAAAACGCCGCCGTGGAGTTATTCGGTCTCGAAGAGGGAGAACGCATCCACTACGGACATCTTGAGCAAGCCCGTGGCGGAATTCTTTTTCTCAATGATATCGCTGATATGGATCTTGCTACCCAAGGGCGACTACTTTCAGCCCTGGAAAGTCGTTTCTTTCTGCGGGTAGGAGGTGCCGAACCCATCCAGGTTAATGTTCGGGTCGTGGCCTCCACCCACCATGACCTCGAAGAGGATGTCAACGAAGGACGTTTTCGTGAAGATCTTTATTACCACCTGAACGTGGTGCCAATCAGAGTACCTCCATTGCGCGAGCACTGCGAGGATGTTCCAGACCTGATTAGTTATTACCTCAACTTGTTCGTGAATCAGGAAGGACTCCCCTACCGTGGCTTTTCAGTGGCGATTCAAAATCGGCTGAGAAATCATTCCTGGCCTGGTAACGTGCGCGAACTCAAGAATCTGGTCCAGCGGTTACTCATTTTAGGATCAGGCCCTGAGGTTGAATTGGAAGAATTAGAACAGGCACTAGGTAGTCCACGACGGGTTATGCTTCCTGAACCCGATGAATCGAATTGGCTTGACTTGCCATTGCGCGACGCGCGCGATACGTTTGAAAAAGCTTATCTGGAGCACCATCTGCGGCTGTCGGGGGGCAATGTGGCGCGTCTAGCCAAGCAAACCGGAATGGAACGCACTCATCTTTATCGCAAGTTGCGAGCGCTAGGCATTGAGGTCAGAAACAAGGTTTAAACTCGACTTGATACATAAGCCAGAAAAAGTTCAAATAATTTTTTCAAATGTTATGCAGGTTAGGAGGCGCAAGCCGAGTTGCCCTTACAGGCTGACAGCCGGGAAAGACCGGCTCCTAATTCTGAAAACCGCCCGCTTTCCTCTCTGCCCGGCTAAAGCCGGGGTGGCTCTCTCGCCGGCATTTGGTGATTAATCAAAATAAATACCCGTCCACGCTTTCTCTACTCGTTTCTCCGAAACTGGAATTGCTGTTTTAATCTCCTGCGCGAACAGTGATATCCGCCATTCTTCCAGCATCCAACGCAATTCTTCCAATTTAGGATGATGAATATCTGCTCGCGTTCGCTCCAGAAAACGTGCCCACCAGGGAGCGATTTCCGCCAGACGTTCACGGTCGCGGGTGGGCTGATCTCGCATTTTTTCCAAGCGTAGCACCATCGCTTTTAGATAACGCGGATAATGACGCAGACGCGCGATGGGCGTAGTGGCGATAAAGCCAGGATAAATCAAGGAGTTCAGTTGACTACGCAGGTCTTCATAAGATTCACGGCGTGCGGGAACATCCTTGCAAATTTCAATAGTGACCTGATGATAATCGTCAAGAATCGCTGTGATCAGGCGTGAAATCTCCGCCGCTGTTGGTTCGAGACGGGCGCGGCCAGCGATAAGGCGAGCTTGAAAGGTCGCAGCGTCGCGGATGTCGGCATCGTCGGCGAGGAAAGCGGCGTCCAGGGCAGCGGTAAGAATTTCCTGTTTGAGGGCGAGTGCTCCGCCGTGCGGGGTGTAGGCCAGGTTGGTTGCGCGGCTGATGGCAAGATTGCGTTCCAGATGGCGGACTTGGGCAGGACTTGCCACGGCAAACAGGCGGCGCAATCCGGCGCGATGTGCCCGCGTTGCGCCCGCGACGGTGTCGAACAGGCGCAGGGCTATACGACCATTTTCTTCCTCAGCCAAGGCTGGATAGGCGAATATCGTCATACCCCTGCCGGGTAATTCTATTCGCTCCGGTAATGAACCGAAATCCCAGGTGATAATCGATTCGCGTTCATGGTGATTTTTAGCTAGTTCACGAAAAGACTGTTCCGCCTGTCCACCCAATATCGTGCGTAAATTGGTTAAATTACGATCCTCGGCGAGCACTTGGCGCTCATTGCTTAATATACGAAAGCCCATGCGTAAATGAATTGGTAGATCGTCAATGCGAAAAGCCGTGGCTGGAACCTCGACGCCGCTTACTCGTTGCAGAAAACGTGCGAGCGCGACGCACAAGGGAATCGCTTCACGGGTTTTTGGATCGGCAAAAGTTTCGTAAGCAGCGTGGACGTAATCCGGGACCGGAATAAAATTGACCCGTAAAGGCTTAGGCAGGGAACGCAACAGGAAAGTGAGTTTTTCCGCCAGCAGTCCAGGAACCAAATAATCGTGGTGATAATCCTGAATACGCGGTAGGAGTGCGATCGGAACTTCGAGAGTAACGCCATCATCCGCCGCGCCCGGCTCGAAACGATAAGTGAGCGCAAGATCGGTACCATCCACGGTAAGATGGTCGGGGAAACGTTCGGCGGTAATGCTCGTCCCTGCTTCGCGCATTAGGGTATCGCGGTCTAGGTATAGGAAACGAAGATTCTTGCGTTCCGCCTCGCGTCGCCAACTTTCAAAACCAGGATGGTCGTGGATTTCCTCGGGAATCCGTTCATCATAAAAACTGTGAATGATTTGCTCGTCTACCAGGACATCGCGCCGCCGCGATTTGTGTTCGAGATCCTCGATTTCTGCAATTAACGCTTGGTTGTGCTGGAAAAAGGGTGCCTTGGTAGCGTAATCGCCCTGGACCAAAGCACCACGGATAAATAATTCGCGGGCCACGACCGGATCAATCGGACCATAATCAATGCGGCGCTGGGTGACAATCGGTAAGCCATACAGTGTGACTTGTTCCATGGCCACTACTCGGCCCTGACGTTTTTCCCAATGCGGATCAGAATAATTACGGCGGATTAAATGCTGGGCGAGGGCTTCAATCCATTCAGGTTCAATGCGGGCTACTCCCCGCGCGTAAACTTTCGTGGTCTCGACAATTTCGGCAGCAATCAGCCAACGCGGCGTTTTTTTGAATAATCCCGAGCCGGGAAAAATACTGAATTGAATACCCCGCGCTCCAAGATAGTTTTTTTTATTTTCCTTCTTTTCTTTTTCTTTCTCCTTGTCGCCTTTTTCTTGATTTTGGAATTGCAGCATCCCGACCCGCGATAATAAACCGGTCAGCAAGGCGCGATGCAAGGCTTCATAAGAAGCCGGCGTCGCATTGAGGGTGAATTTTAATTCCGTGGCGATGTCGGCGAGCTGGGAACGTAGATCCGCCCATTCCTGCATGCGGTTATAGGAAAGAAACTGATCATGACAGAAACGGCGCAGGGCATTTTTAGCCGGTTGATCTACCTGAGCCTTGGCATAAAAATTCCAGAGCTTGAGCCAGGCGACAAAATCAGAATGTTCGTCATGAAAACGCCGATGCTTTTC contains:
- the ntrX gene encoding Nitrogen assimilation regulatory protein NtrX, which gives rise to MTAPYILVVDDEPDIRALVKEILEDEGYEVCIAENGGQARERRRERRPDLVLLDIWMPDVDGITLLKEWSSEEGARIPVIMMSGHGTVETAVEATRSGAYDFLEKPLSMAKLLLTVERALENARLQRENLGLRRRAATMADPIGRSPVMLQLREQVKRIAGHDTSVLINGEPGTGKEVIARYLHANSMRRANSFVDVAVASIVRENAAVELFGLEEGERIHYGHLEQARGGILFLNDIADMDLATQGRLLSALESRFFLRVGGAEPIQVNVRVVASTHHDLEEDVNEGRFREDLYYHLNVVPIRVPPLREHCEDVPDLISYYLNLFVNQEGLPYRGFSVAIQNRLRNHSWPGNVRELKNLVQRLLILGSGPEVELEELEQALGSPRRVMLPEPDESNWLDLPLRDARDTFEKAYLEHHLRLSGGNVARLAKQTGMERTHLYRKLRALGIEVRNKV
- the hrpA gene encoding ATP-dependent RNA helicase HrpA, producing MLTDRRRLSRRLEQVRQAARKGQDIASDLAYLEIEIQASIERRATREAQRPQPAYSEELPVSARRADIAAALNAHQVIIVAGETGSGKTTQLPKICLELGRGVVGLIGCTQPRRIAATSVAARVARELNGEVGAAVGYKVRFSEKISPSAYIKFMTDGILLAETQTDRGLHGYDTLIIDEAHERTLNIDFLLGYLKRLLPRRPELKVIVSSATLDTERFAAYFNGAPVIQVEGRTYPVEVRYRPPIEEEDADLPELVADAVAEILAVERKGDVLVFLSGERDIRETAAAISKRALDQVLILPLHARLSATEQARVFQRSGLLQIVLATNVAETSLTIPGVRTVIDTGFARINRYSPRSQVSRLRIEPISRASADQRKGRCGRVGPGVCVRLYSEADYRDRSAYTDPEIKRSSLAAVILRMKDLGLGEPEDFPFIEPPQPRSITEGYQTLQELQALDAARALTDLGHQLARLPVDPRLGRMVLAASKENALEEVLTIAAALAIQDPRERPLQARDNADEKHRRFHDEHSDFVAWLKLWNFYAKAQVDQPAKNALRRFCHDQFLSYNRMQEWADLRSQLADIATELKFTLNATPASYEALHRALLTGLLSRVGMLQFQNQEKGDKEKEKEKKENKKNYLGARGIQFSIFPGSGLFKKTPRWLIAAEIVETTKVYARGVARIEPEWIEALAQHLIRRNYSDPHWEKRQGRVVAMEQVTLYGLPIVTQRRIDYGPIDPVVARELFIRGALVQGDYATKAPFFQHNQALIAEIEDLEHKSRRRDVLVDEQIIHSFYDERIPEEIHDHPGFESWRREAERKNLRFLYLDRDTLMREAGTSITAERFPDHLTVDGTDLALTYRFEPGAADDGVTLEVPIALLPRIQDYHHDYLVPGLLAEKLTFLLRSLPKPLRVNFIPVPDYVHAAYETFADPKTREAIPLCVALARFLQRVSGVEVPATAFRIDDLPIHLRMGFRILSNERQVLAEDRNLTNLRTILGGQAEQSFRELAKNHHERESIITWDFGSLPERIELPGRGMTIFAYPALAEEENGRIALRLFDTVAGATRAHRAGLRRLFAVASPAQVRHLERNLAISRATNLAYTPHGGALALKQEILTAALDAAFLADDADIRDAATFQARLIAGRARLEPTAAEISRLITAILDDYHQVTIEICKDVPARRESYEDLRSQLNSLIYPGFIATTPIARLRHYPRYLKAMVLRLEKMRDQPTRDRERLAEIAPWWARFLERTRADIHHPKLEELRWMLEEWRISLFAQEIKTAIPVSEKRVEKAWTGIYFD